The Desulfovibrio sp. X2 genome segment TCTTTTGCGTCCGCGACGAGAACGGCAGCCGCTTCCTGAAGCCCGCGCCCGACTCCGTGCACTCCACGCGCCTGGCCACCACCCTGGCCCGGGGCAGAGACGCCATCGCCACCGTCGAGCACATCCTGGCCGCCATCCGCGGCATGGGCATCGACAACGTGCTCATCGAGGTCCAGGGCGGCGAGCTGCCCATCATGGACGGCAGCGCCGCGCCCTTCGTCTACCTGCTGCGCCTCGCGGGTACGCAGGTCCAGAACCGCGCCCGCCGGGTCATGGCGCTGAAGAAGCCCATCGAGTTCGTGCGCGAGGGCAAGTGGATCAAGGCCGAGCCGTTCAAGGGCTTTGCCGTGGACTACTCCATCGAGTTCAACCACCCGATGATCGGCCGCCAGGAGTTCTTCATCGAGCTCACGCCCGATCTCTTCGCCCGTCGCCTGGCCAAGGCCCGCACCTTCGGCTTCCTGCAGGAGGTCGAGATGCTGCGCGCCAACGGGCTGGCTCTCGGCGGCTCGCTCGAGAACGCCGTGGTCCTGGACGAGTTCGGCGTGGTCAACGAGGACGGGCTGCGTTTCAAGGACGAGTTCGTGCGCCACAAGGTGCTGGACTTCGTGGGCGACATGGCCATGTACGAGGCGCCGTTGTGGGGCCGCTTCGAGGTCCACGCCTCGGGCCACGCCCTGAACAACGAGTTCCTGCGCTACATCACGGCCAACGCCGACGAGTACCTGGAAGAGGTCGTCCTGGGTGAGCCCCGCGCCGCCGCGCGCGAGAAGGCCTGCCGCCCGATGCCCGGTGCCGCCCCGGCCCTTGCCTGAGTCTCCGCTTTATACTAGTAGATGACGTGACGCCGCCCGGCTCAGCCGGGCGGCTTTTTTTCCGGATTCGGAGGCGAATTTCACGGAAGAAGGGCAGGGCGAGGAAAAAAGGCTTGCCTTTCTCCAGGCGAGGGCGTAATGCCCCTTGTTCCGGCGCGCAGCCAAGGCTGACGCCGGATTGCTGGATCGAGGGACTGATCGGCTCCACCAGTACTTGCGCTTGACATGGCCGTCGCGCGCATGTAACGAACTCCGGCCCGTACAGGCTGGCGTAGCTCAACTGGTAGAGCAGCTGATTTGTAATCAGCCGGTTGCGGGTTCAAGTCCCATCGCCAGCTCCAGATCTTTCTCATCGGTGGGGTTCCCGAGTGGCCAAAGGGAACAGACTGTAAATCTGTCGGCGTGAGCCTTCGGAGGTTCAAATCCTCCCCCCACCACCATATTTCAGGTTTTCGGCTGTAGAAGGCAGGGGTTCTGCCGTTTGACTACGGTGAAACCGCGGGAATAGCTCAATTGGCTAGAGCA includes the following:
- the lpxC gene encoding UDP-3-O-acyl-N-acetylglucosamine deacetylase — protein: MHQKTIRKPISCAGIGLHSGKKVHLSLRPAPEDTGILFCVRDENGSRFLKPAPDSVHSTRLATTLARGRDAIATVEHILAAIRGMGIDNVLIEVQGGELPIMDGSAAPFVYLLRLAGTQVQNRARRVMALKKPIEFVREGKWIKAEPFKGFAVDYSIEFNHPMIGRQEFFIELTPDLFARRLAKARTFGFLQEVEMLRANGLALGGSLENAVVLDEFGVVNEDGLRFKDEFVRHKVLDFVGDMAMYEAPLWGRFEVHASGHALNNEFLRYITANADEYLEEVVLGEPRAAAREKACRPMPGAAPALA